The proteins below come from a single Salinilacihabitans rarus genomic window:
- a CDS encoding sulfatase-like hydrolase/transferase, which produces MADSRPNVLFVLTDQERYDYTAPDGPPVETPAFDRLSRAGMRFERAVTPIGICTSARASLLTGLWPHAHGMLNNAHEADAIRANLSTALPTFSGRLAAAGYDTTYTGKWHVGRDQTPETFGFEYLGGSDRHHDDIDEAFREYRRQRGTPVEETDLDDEIYTHGGPDEGVLAAATTPVDVEDTRAYFLAEMTLDALDAYADGDREGPFFHRTDFYGPHHPYVVPEPYASMYDPDEIDPPESYAETFDGKPAVHEQFLRYRGVDGFDWETWAEVIAKYRGFVSLIDDQFGRVLSGLDDRGLAEETVVVHAADHGDFVGGHRQFNKGPLAYDDTYRIPLQVRWPGEVDPGSTCEAPVHLHDLAPTFLEIGGVSVPDSFQSQSLVALLRGEAADRRDSTFSEYHGDEFGLYTQRTVRTREHKYVYNGPDRDELYDLAADPAELRNLIDHPDYADVRREMRERLVAWLDETADPNRTWVSKALG; this is translated from the coding sequence ATGGCCGACAGCCGCCCCAACGTCCTGTTCGTTCTCACCGATCAGGAGCGCTACGACTACACGGCCCCCGACGGGCCGCCGGTCGAGACGCCGGCGTTCGACCGCCTCTCGCGGGCGGGGATGCGCTTCGAGCGGGCGGTCACGCCGATCGGCATCTGCACGAGCGCCCGCGCCTCCCTGCTGACCGGGCTGTGGCCCCACGCCCACGGGATGCTCAACAACGCCCACGAGGCGGACGCGATCCGGGCGAACCTCTCGACTGCCCTGCCGACGTTCTCCGGGCGACTCGCCGCGGCGGGCTACGACACCACCTACACCGGCAAGTGGCACGTCGGCCGCGACCAGACCCCCGAGACGTTCGGCTTCGAGTACCTCGGCGGCAGCGACAGACACCACGACGACATCGACGAGGCGTTCCGGGAGTACCGCCGCCAGCGGGGGACGCCGGTCGAGGAGACCGACCTCGACGACGAGATATACACCCACGGCGGCCCCGACGAGGGCGTGCTCGCCGCGGCGACGACGCCGGTCGACGTCGAGGACACCCGGGCGTACTTCCTCGCCGAGATGACCCTCGACGCGCTCGACGCGTACGCCGACGGCGACCGGGAGGGACCGTTCTTCCACCGGACGGACTTCTACGGCCCCCACCACCCCTACGTCGTCCCCGAGCCGTACGCCTCGATGTACGACCCCGACGAGATCGATCCCCCGGAGAGCTACGCCGAGACGTTCGACGGCAAGCCCGCGGTCCACGAGCAGTTCCTGCGTTACCGCGGCGTCGACGGCTTCGACTGGGAGACGTGGGCCGAGGTGATCGCGAAGTACCGGGGGTTCGTCTCGCTCATCGACGACCAGTTCGGCCGCGTCCTCTCGGGGCTCGACGACCGCGGACTCGCCGAGGAGACGGTCGTCGTCCACGCCGCCGACCACGGCGACTTCGTCGGGGGCCACCGCCAGTTCAACAAAGGTCCGCTGGCGTACGACGACACCTACCGGATCCCGCTGCAGGTGCGCTGGCCCGGCGAGGTCGACCCCGGGTCGACCTGCGAGGCGCCGGTCCACCTGCACGACCTCGCGCCGACGTTCCTCGAGATCGGCGGGGTGTCGGTCCCCGACTCGTTCCAGTCGCAGAGCCTCGTGGCGCTCCTCCGGGGCGAGGCCGCCGACCGCCGGGACTCGACGTTCTCCGAGTACCACGGCGACGAGTTCGGCCTCTACACCCAGCGGACGGTCCGCACTCGCGAGCACAAGTACGTCTACAACGGCCCCGACCGCGACGAACTGTACGACCTCGCGGCCGACCCCGCCGAGTTGCGGAACCTGATCGACCACCCCGACTACGCCGACGTCCGCCGCGAGATGCGCGAGCGACTCGTCGCGTGGTTAGACGAGACGGCGGACCCGAACCGGACGTGGGTGTCGAAGGCGCTCGGCTGA
- a CDS encoding helix-turn-helix transcriptional regulator gives MVLRATSSSTAGSPIDDIAYLARAEHRIPTLVALATGPLSRAELGDLTGVSSSTVRRTLREFEDRNWVRREGPRYGATQPGAFVAAAMEALIDRIEAERALRGVWQWLPGEESGFTIEMCSDAVVTVAEPDAPYRPVNRFLLLLAETDEFRFVGSDVALLEPCKDVLRRRIVDGMHTEIVDPPSVARYILSTYPDHCAAPLESGNLSVLLHDELPPYGLGLFDDRIAVSCYDQGSGAVRVLIDTDAPAAREWATATYASFRDEARPLAPESVAE, from the coding sequence ATGGTTCTGCGAGCCACGAGTTCGAGCACGGCGGGGTCGCCGATCGACGACATCGCGTACCTCGCGCGAGCCGAACACCGCATCCCGACGCTCGTCGCGCTGGCCACAGGGCCCCTGAGCCGGGCCGAACTGGGGGATCTGACCGGGGTCTCGTCGTCGACGGTGCGACGGACGCTCCGCGAGTTCGAGGACCGCAACTGGGTTCGCAGGGAGGGGCCGCGATACGGGGCGACACAGCCCGGAGCGTTCGTCGCGGCCGCGATGGAGGCGCTGATCGACCGGATCGAGGCCGAGCGGGCGCTCCGCGGCGTCTGGCAGTGGCTCCCGGGCGAGGAAAGCGGCTTCACGATCGAGATGTGTTCGGACGCGGTCGTGACCGTCGCCGAGCCAGACGCCCCGTACCGCCCGGTGAACCGGTTCCTGTTGCTGCTGGCCGAGACGGACGAGTTCCGGTTCGTCGGGTCCGACGTCGCCCTGCTCGAACCCTGCAAGGACGTGCTCCGTCGGCGCATCGTCGACGGGATGCACACGGAGATCGTCGACCCGCCGAGCGTCGCGCGGTACATCCTCTCGACGTATCCGGACCACTGCGCCGCCCCCCTCGAGAGCGGCAACCTCTCGGTCCTGCTACACGACGAGTTGCCGCCCTACGGGCTGGGGCTCTTCGACGACCGGATCGCCGTCAGTTGCTACGATCAGGGCAGCGGGGCGGTCCGGGTGTTGATCGACACCGACGCGCCGGCGGCCCGCGAGTGGGCGACGGCGACGTACGCGTCGTTCCGGGACGAGGCGCGGCCGCTGGCGCCGGAATCGGTCGCGGAGTGA
- a CDS encoding DUF1059 domain-containing protein, translating to MTQAHRLDCEKEAADCRFIVQSEDETEAVELARSHMREVHGQDYTDDELRQEYMETV from the coding sequence ATGACACAGGCACACAGACTCGACTGCGAGAAGGAAGCCGCCGACTGCCGGTTCATCGTCCAGTCGGAGGACGAAACTGAGGCCGTCGAACTGGCGCGAAGCCACATGCGGGAGGTGCACGGACAGGACTACACGGACGACGAACTCCGCCAGGAGTACATGGAGACCGTCTAG
- a CDS encoding sulfatase → MARHEDNGGDAPSHSTDRIEDGPNVALVVLDTARARSVDERTMPTLSALAEEGTAFDRAFSTAPWTLPSHASLFTGTYTSEHGAHGGHTYLDDSLRTVSEAFSAAGYETVGVSNNTWITEEFGFDRGFERFRRGWQYLQSEVDMGGVIRAKHLRAKLRAARDRLFEGNPLINAANVVYSEFVRPQGDDGADRTTEWIEGWLADRDDDRPFFLFCNYLEPHVEYRPPREHAERFLPDGTDYEEATAIRQAPRAYDVGEYDLDEREFELLRALYSGELAYVDDQLARLRAALVRAGEWEDTVVVVCGDHGENVGEHGFFGHQYNLYDTLLHVPLVIAGGPFDRGGRREAFVQLLDLPDTLLDAAGVDDPELREQSHGRSLHPRAAGEPRDAAVAEYVTPQPSIEILEDRFGEVPDRVRAFDRRLRAIRTSEYKYVTGDDGFERLHRVPTDPDEKTNLADERLRVAADLRERLDRRFEGVEVADASGSVSMRNSTKERLADLGYL, encoded by the coding sequence ATGGCGAGACATGAGGACAACGGGGGCGATGCACCCAGCCACTCCACCGATCGGATCGAGGACGGCCCGAACGTGGCGCTGGTCGTCCTCGATACCGCCCGGGCGCGAAGCGTCGACGAGCGGACGATGCCGACGCTGTCCGCGCTCGCCGAGGAGGGGACGGCCTTCGACCGGGCGTTCTCGACGGCGCCCTGGACGCTCCCCTCGCACGCGTCGCTGTTCACCGGCACCTACACCTCCGAACACGGCGCCCACGGCGGCCACACCTACCTCGACGACTCCCTGCGAACCGTAAGCGAGGCCTTCTCGGCGGCGGGCTACGAGACCGTCGGCGTCTCGAACAACACGTGGATCACCGAGGAGTTCGGCTTCGACCGCGGCTTCGAGCGCTTCCGGCGGGGGTGGCAGTACCTCCAGTCGGAGGTCGACATGGGCGGGGTGATCCGCGCGAAACACCTCCGCGCGAAACTGCGGGCCGCCAGGGATCGGCTCTTCGAGGGCAACCCGCTGATCAACGCCGCGAACGTCGTCTACAGCGAGTTCGTCCGGCCACAGGGCGACGACGGCGCCGACCGGACGACCGAGTGGATCGAGGGATGGCTCGCCGACCGCGACGACGACCGCCCGTTCTTCCTGTTCTGTAACTACCTCGAACCTCACGTCGAGTACCGCCCGCCCCGCGAACACGCCGAGCGGTTCCTCCCCGACGGCACGGACTACGAGGAGGCGACGGCGATCCGGCAGGCCCCGCGGGCCTACGACGTCGGCGAGTACGACCTCGACGAGCGCGAGTTCGAACTGCTGCGGGCGCTGTACAGCGGCGAGTTGGCCTACGTCGACGACCAGCTCGCCCGGCTCCGGGCCGCGCTCGTCCGGGCCGGCGAGTGGGAGGACACCGTCGTCGTCGTCTGCGGCGACCACGGCGAGAACGTCGGCGAACACGGCTTCTTCGGCCACCAGTACAACCTCTACGACACGCTGTTGCACGTCCCGCTGGTGATCGCCGGCGGCCCGTTCGACCGCGGCGGCCGCCGCGAGGCGTTCGTCCAGTTGCTCGACCTGCCCGACACGCTGCTCGACGCCGCCGGCGTCGACGACCCCGAGTTGCGCGAGCAGAGCCACGGCCGGTCGCTGCACCCGCGCGCCGCGGGCGAGCCCCGCGACGCCGCCGTCGCGGAGTACGTCACGCCCCAGCCGTCGATCGAGATCCTCGAGGATCGGTTCGGCGAGGTGCCCGACCGCGTCCGCGCGTTCGACCGGCGGCTGCGGGCGATCCGCACGTCGGAGTACAAGTACGTGACCGGCGACGACGGCTTCGAGCGCCTCCACCGCGTCCCGACCGACCCCGACGAGAAGACGAACCTCGCCGACGAACGACTCCGCGTCGCCGCCGACCTCCGCGAGCGCCTCGACCGGCGGTTCGAGGGCGTCGAAGTGGCCGACGCGTCGGGGAGCGTCTCGATGCGCAACTCGACGAAGGAGCGACTCGCCGACCTGGGGTACCTCTAG
- the truA gene encoding tRNA pseudouridine(38-40) synthase TruA gives MPTRAFRIAYDGRDYYGFQRQPDVPTVEDAVFDALRALGVLPAEADRPAGYAAAGRTDAGVSALAQTVAFEAPDWLTPRALNADLPADVRAWAAADAPAGFHATHDATRREYTYYLYAPADAAPPAVEDAAPVDDDRFAAALDALSGPQDVANLTPDDDNTERAPTLSASREGDFLAVTVAAGGFSRELVRRLVSLARDVGAGVEPPEKIDRVLDPEPLPGHEGVAPAPPEPLVLTAVDYPDLAFAVDERAAAGARAVFDRRRIDRLTGARVSRRLRDGVR, from the coding sequence ATGCCGACGCGCGCCTTCCGGATCGCCTACGACGGCCGGGACTACTACGGCTTCCAGCGCCAGCCGGACGTCCCCACCGTCGAGGACGCCGTCTTCGACGCCCTCCGGGCGCTCGGGGTCCTCCCGGCGGAGGCCGACCGGCCGGCCGGCTACGCCGCCGCCGGCCGGACCGACGCGGGCGTCTCCGCGCTGGCCCAGACCGTCGCGTTCGAGGCGCCCGACTGGCTCACCCCCCGGGCGCTGAACGCCGACCTCCCCGCCGACGTCCGGGCGTGGGCCGCGGCCGACGCGCCCGCCGGCTTCCACGCGACCCACGACGCGACCCGCCGGGAGTACACGTACTACCTGTACGCGCCGGCCGACGCCGCGCCGCCCGCCGTCGAGGACGCCGCGCCCGTCGACGACGACCGGTTCGCCGCCGCGCTCGACGCCCTCTCCGGTCCGCAGGACGTCGCCAATCTCACGCCCGACGACGACAACACCGAGCGAGCGCCGACGCTCTCGGCGAGCCGCGAGGGCGACTTCCTCGCCGTCACCGTCGCCGCGGGCGGCTTCTCGCGGGAACTCGTCCGCCGACTCGTCTCGCTCGCCCGCGACGTCGGCGCCGGCGTCGAGCCCCCCGAAAAGATCGACCGCGTCCTCGATCCGGAACCGCTGCCCGGGCACGAGGGGGTCGCCCCCGCCCCGCCGGAGCCGCTGGTGCTGACCGCCGTCGACTACCCCGACCTCGCGTTCGCGGTCGACGAGCGGGCCGCCGCCGGCGCCCGCGCGGTGTTCGACCGCCGGCGCATCGACCGTCTGACGGGCGCGCGCGTCTCGCGGCGCCTGCGCGACGGCGTTCGGTGA
- a CDS encoding M28 family metallopeptidase — protein MTDADDRDPALERAIGRAWADDAPWELLTELTALDHRMGGSPGERRAAELVRDAFADAGLREVDVDEFPMRYWERGTSEFAVVGPDERSFEAIALPYSPAGDVEGPLVDVGYGTPEEIEAAGETLRGGIAVASTTTPPGRRFVHRMEKFGHAVAAGAEAFVFANHVPGQLPPTGALAFDGEAAMPGVGVSAETGDWLSEYARDGGRARLRVDATTEAGTSRNVVGTVGPDTDEEIVVVAHYDAHDVAEGALDNGCGIATVLGAARLLARIEDDLARRVRIAAVGCEEVGLLGAEALADDLDLGAVHAVVNVDGAGRFRGLKAYSHAAPELASLADRVTDRYGQPVVHERDPHPFSDHWPFLRAGVPALQLHSDPADGGERGRGWGHTAADTRDKVDPRNLREHAVLTALLVRDLTRTDVPRIDDDDLRDALREQAYEPGMRASGIWPPKWK, from the coding sequence ATGACGGACGCCGACGACCGCGACCCCGCCCTCGAACGCGCGATCGGTCGCGCGTGGGCCGACGACGCCCCGTGGGAACTGCTGACGGAACTGACCGCCCTCGACCACCGGATGGGCGGTTCGCCCGGCGAGCGTCGGGCGGCCGAACTCGTCCGCGACGCCTTCGCGGACGCCGGCCTCCGGGAGGTCGACGTCGACGAGTTCCCGATGCGCTACTGGGAGCGCGGGACGAGCGAGTTCGCCGTCGTCGGGCCCGACGAGCGGTCCTTCGAGGCGATCGCGCTGCCGTACTCGCCGGCCGGCGACGTCGAGGGACCGCTGGTCGACGTCGGCTACGGCACCCCCGAGGAGATCGAAGCCGCCGGCGAAACGCTGCGCGGCGGCATCGCGGTCGCGAGCACGACGACCCCGCCGGGCCGGCGGTTCGTCCACCGGATGGAGAAGTTCGGCCACGCCGTCGCCGCGGGCGCCGAGGCGTTCGTCTTCGCGAACCACGTCCCCGGCCAGTTGCCGCCGACGGGCGCGCTCGCGTTCGACGGCGAGGCCGCGATGCCCGGCGTCGGCGTCAGCGCCGAGACCGGCGACTGGCTCTCCGAGTACGCCCGCGACGGCGGTCGGGCCCGCCTGCGCGTCGACGCGACGACCGAGGCCGGGACGAGTCGGAACGTCGTCGGCACCGTGGGCCCCGACACGGATGAGGAAATCGTCGTCGTCGCCCACTACGACGCCCACGACGTCGCGGAGGGGGCACTCGACAACGGCTGTGGGATCGCGACGGTCCTCGGCGCGGCCCGCCTGCTCGCGCGGATCGAGGACGACCTCGCCCGCCGGGTGCGGATCGCGGCCGTCGGCTGCGAGGAGGTCGGCCTGCTGGGCGCCGAGGCGCTCGCCGACGACCTCGACCTCGGCGCCGTCCACGCGGTCGTCAACGTCGACGGCGCCGGCCGGTTCCGCGGCCTGAAGGCGTACAGCCACGCCGCCCCGGAACTCGCGTCGCTCGCCGACCGCGTGACCGACCGCTACGGCCAGCCGGTCGTCCACGAGCGCGACCCGCACCCGTTCAGCGACCACTGGCCGTTCCTGCGTGCGGGCGTCCCAGCCCTCCAGTTGCACAGCGACCCCGCCGACGGCGGCGAGCGCGGCCGCGGCTGGGGCCACACGGCGGCCGACACCCGCGACAAGGTCGACCCGCGGAACCTCCGCGAGCACGCCGTCCTGACCGCGTTGCTGGTCCGCGACCTGACCCGGACGGACGTCCCGCGGATCGACGACGACGACCTCCGGGACGCGCTCCGGGAGCAGGCCTACGAGCCCGGAATGCGAGCATCGGGGATCTGGCCGCCGAAGTGGAAGTGA
- the pepF gene encoding oligoendopeptidase F, whose protein sequence is MSSVPERSEVDREYTWDLESIYASDEDWEAAYEATAERVDDLAAYEGRTVEDAATLLAVLELRDDLMREVSTVFAYARMRSDEDTRDQEYQAMSARAQSLVADAQSAASFIEPELQELTREEFAAMVDEEPSLETYDHYVDDVLRMKPHTRSAEVEALLADLGEVTGATGEVYNMLSNADMEFPTVDDSDGEPVEITQSNFTNLLKRPDRAFRRRVYGAYFDEWESVRNTVATSYKNSVKADVKLARARDYDTAREAALDGPNVPVAVYDTLVESVRDNLGKLHRHADLKREALGVDELQMWDLYMPLTGDEGPEIEYDEAAEHVVEAVAPLGEEYQSRVAEGLDSRWVDVYENAGKRSGAYSGGTYDTQPFILMNYQDDVASMYTLAHELGHSMHSELTTETQPYVYSDYEIFVAEVASTVNEALLTNHLLDAVDDPAFRRAVLNEFLERVRSTLYRQTLFAEFERRTHELEENGEPLTADRLDDLYGGLKEAYYEPAVVDDRIAREWMRIPHFYRAFYVYQYATGISAALAIVDRIDEDGEAAAEEYRAFLRRGSREYPLELLRIAGVDMSTSGPVDRALATYGERLDEMAALLE, encoded by the coding sequence ATGAGTTCCGTGCCGGAACGCTCCGAGGTCGACCGGGAGTACACCTGGGACCTCGAGAGCATCTACGCGAGCGACGAGGACTGGGAGGCGGCCTACGAGGCCACGGCCGAGCGGGTCGACGACCTCGCAGCGTACGAGGGGCGGACCGTCGAGGACGCCGCGACGCTGCTTGCGGTGCTCGAACTGCGCGACGACCTGATGCGGGAAGTGTCGACCGTCTTCGCCTACGCCCGGATGCGAAGCGACGAGGACACCCGCGATCAGGAGTATCAGGCGATGTCGGCGCGCGCGCAGTCGCTCGTCGCCGACGCGCAGTCGGCGGCCTCGTTCATCGAGCCCGAACTCCAGGAGCTGACCCGCGAGGAGTTCGCGGCGATGGTCGACGAGGAGCCGTCCCTCGAAACCTACGACCACTACGTCGACGACGTGTTGCGGATGAAACCACACACCCGCTCGGCGGAGGTCGAGGCGCTGCTGGCGGACCTCGGCGAGGTCACGGGCGCCACCGGCGAGGTCTACAACATGCTCTCGAACGCGGACATGGAGTTCCCGACCGTCGACGATTCGGACGGGGAGCCGGTCGAGATCACCCAGAGCAACTTCACGAACCTGCTGAAGCGGCCCGACCGCGCGTTCCGCCGGCGGGTCTACGGGGCCTACTTCGACGAGTGGGAGTCGGTGCGCAACACCGTCGCGACCTCCTACAAGAACAGCGTCAAGGCCGACGTGAAGCTGGCGCGGGCGCGCGACTACGACACCGCCCGCGAGGCGGCCCTCGACGGCCCCAACGTCCCCGTCGCGGTGTACGACACGCTCGTCGAGAGCGTCCGGGACAACCTCGGGAAACTCCACCGCCACGCCGACCTCAAGCGCGAGGCGCTGGGGGTCGACGAACTGCAGATGTGGGACCTCTACATGCCGCTGACCGGCGACGAGGGCCCCGAGATCGAGTACGACGAGGCGGCCGAACACGTCGTCGAGGCCGTCGCGCCGCTGGGCGAGGAGTACCAGTCCCGCGTCGCCGAGGGCCTCGACTCGCGCTGGGTCGACGTCTACGAGAACGCGGGCAAGCGCTCGGGGGCGTACTCCGGCGGGACGTACGACACCCAGCCGTTCATCCTGATGAACTATCAGGACGACGTCGCCTCGATGTACACGCTCGCACACGAACTCGGCCACTCGATGCACTCCGAACTGACGACGGAGACCCAGCCGTACGTCTACTCGGACTACGAGATCTTCGTCGCCGAGGTCGCGAGCACCGTCAACGAGGCGCTGCTGACGAACCACCTGCTCGACGCCGTCGACGACCCCGCGTTCCGCCGGGCCGTCCTCAACGAGTTCCTCGAACGCGTGCGCTCGACGCTGTACCGCCAGACGCTGTTCGCGGAGTTCGAACGCCGCACACACGAACTCGAGGAGAACGGCGAACCGCTGACGGCCGACCGGCTCGACGACCTCTACGGCGGGCTCAAAGAGGCGTACTACGAGCCCGCGGTCGTCGACGACCGGATCGCCCGCGAGTGGATGCGCATCCCGCACTTCTACCGGGCGTTCTACGTCTACCAGTACGCCACCGGCATCTCGGCGGCGCTGGCCATCGTCGACCGCATCGACGAGGACGGCGAGGCGGCCGCCGAGGAGTACCGCGCGTTCCTCCGGCGCGGTTCGCGGGAGTACCCGCTCGAACTGCTGCGGATCGCCGGCGTCGACATGAGCACCTCCGGGCCGGTCGACCGCGCGCTGGCGACCTACGGGGAGCGTCTGGACGAGATGGCGGCGCTGCTGGAGTGA
- the pan2 gene encoding proteasome-activating nucleotidase Pan2 has product MSRSPSLPDRPRREIDPDLPPDERLEALRGHFEELVEVNAQLSDQLDAATERRERLKEKVDRVERENDALKSSSLYVATVEDLFEGENEAIVKQHGNNQEVLTELSPRMEERVDPGDRVAVDDSFGVQRLLDAETDARAQTMEITERPEVSYADIGGIDEQIREVREAVEQPLSDPAVFEEVGIEPPSGVLLHGPPGTGKTMLAKAVANQTDATFIKMAGSELVRKFIGEGSRLVRDLFEMARQREPAIIFIDEIDAIASTRTESKTSGDAEVQRTMMQLLSEMDGFEARGEIRIIAATNRFDMLDRAILRPGRFDRLIEVPEPDRDGRERIFEIHTREMNVVDDVDFDGLADATEGYSGAEIESVATEAGMFAIRNDRDEVCQEDFEDALNKIENDDTTDVIPSENYFFQ; this is encoded by the coding sequence ATGTCTCGAAGCCCGTCTCTCCCCGATCGTCCCCGTCGCGAGATCGACCCGGATCTCCCGCCCGACGAACGGCTCGAGGCGCTGCGCGGCCACTTCGAAGAGCTCGTCGAAGTCAACGCCCAGCTGTCGGACCAACTCGACGCCGCCACCGAGCGACGCGAGCGCCTCAAGGAGAAAGTCGACCGCGTCGAACGTGAGAACGACGCCCTCAAGAGCTCCTCGCTGTACGTCGCGACCGTCGAGGACCTCTTCGAGGGGGAGAACGAAGCCATCGTCAAACAGCACGGCAACAACCAGGAGGTGCTGACGGAGCTCTCCCCGCGGATGGAAGAGCGCGTCGACCCCGGCGACCGCGTCGCGGTCGACGACTCCTTCGGCGTCCAGCGGCTCCTCGACGCCGAGACGGACGCCCGCGCCCAGACGATGGAGATCACCGAGCGCCCCGAGGTGAGCTACGCGGACATCGGCGGCATCGACGAGCAGATCAGGGAGGTCCGCGAGGCGGTCGAACAACCCCTCTCGGATCCCGCGGTGTTCGAGGAGGTCGGCATCGAGCCGCCGTCGGGCGTGTTGCTGCACGGGCCGCCGGGGACGGGCAAGACGATGCTGGCGAAGGCCGTCGCCAACCAGACCGACGCCACCTTCATCAAGATGGCCGGCTCCGAACTGGTGCGCAAGTTCATCGGGGAGGGGTCGCGGCTGGTCCGCGACCTGTTCGAGATGGCCCGCCAGCGCGAACCCGCCATCATCTTCATCGACGAGATCGACGCCATCGCGTCGACGCGCACCGAGTCGAAGACCTCCGGCGACGCCGAGGTCCAGCGGACGATGATGCAACTGCTCTCGGAGATGGACGGCTTCGAGGCCCGCGGGGAGATCCGGATCATCGCGGCGACGAACCGCTTCGACATGCTCGACCGCGCCATCTTGCGTCCGGGCCGGTTCGACCGCCTCATCGAGGTGCCCGAACCCGACCGCGACGGCCGCGAGCGGATCTTCGAGATCCACACCCGCGAGATGAACGTCGTCGACGACGTCGACTTCGACGGACTGGCCGACGCCACCGAGGGCTACTCCGGGGCCGAGATCGAGAGCGTGGCGACCGAGGCCGGCATGTTCGCCATCCGGAACGACCGCGACGAGGTGTGCCAGGAGGACTTCGAGGACGCGCTGAACAAGATCGAGAACGACGACACGACGGACGTGATCCCGTCGGAGAACTACTTCTTCCAGTAG
- a CDS encoding MFS transporter, whose translation MTEGLGRALENRRFAALWAANLVSSVGSSVHSIAVIWLAYDVSGDPLVVSAVAVAALVPDLLFSVPAGALVDRWNRKRVMIAADLTRAVAVGALPVVALYGPESWLLPAVVAAAVVEGSMAAFVTPARSAVIPAIVDRERLDAANGLLALTTNAARICYVFGGALIAVLGTTVAFGINAASFLLAAVLLGRVPTSAGVPESDASDGTSRTVLRDAVDGLRYVVRTPIVVSVVFLSMIAGVATGPLAVVLPFFVETQLDGGSAAYGLLYGSTFVGTICGSVLVGAKPNAVTESRGPVMIVGLAVSGVALATLPIAAASAPLPLVTGTLCMAAFGAGIAAVQVPGRTLMHALVPDDHRGRVFSIVKALALATPPLAIAVAGPLLEAVGAARVLAIEAGIIVLAALALLASPLAGVRGRSDPVRSTSESPTSARNRSPADEN comes from the coding sequence ATGACCGAGGGGCTCGGACGCGCCTTAGAGAATCGCCGCTTCGCGGCCCTCTGGGCGGCCAACCTGGTCTCAAGCGTCGGATCGAGCGTCCACTCGATCGCCGTCATCTGGCTGGCGTACGACGTGTCGGGCGATCCGCTGGTGGTCTCCGCCGTCGCGGTTGCGGCGCTCGTTCCGGACCTCCTCTTTTCGGTGCCGGCCGGGGCGCTCGTCGACCGCTGGAACCGAAAGCGGGTGATGATCGCGGCCGACCTCACCCGGGCCGTTGCCGTCGGAGCGCTCCCGGTCGTCGCGCTCTACGGGCCGGAGTCGTGGCTCCTCCCCGCCGTCGTCGCCGCCGCCGTCGTCGAGGGGTCGATGGCGGCGTTCGTGACGCCCGCCCGGAGCGCCGTGATCCCGGCGATCGTCGACCGGGAACGGCTGGACGCAGCGAACGGGCTGTTAGCCCTCACGACGAACGCCGCGCGCATCTGCTACGTGTTCGGCGGGGCGCTGATAGCCGTCCTCGGGACGACCGTCGCGTTCGGCATCAACGCGGCGAGCTTTCTCCTCGCCGCGGTCCTCCTCGGTCGCGTTCCGACGAGCGCGGGCGTACCCGAGAGCGACGCGAGCGACGGGACGAGTCGAACCGTGCTCCGCGACGCCGTCGACGGGCTTCGATACGTCGTTCGAACGCCGATCGTGGTGTCGGTCGTCTTCCTCTCGATGATCGCCGGCGTCGCGACGGGCCCTCTCGCCGTCGTCCTCCCTTTCTTCGTCGAGACGCAACTCGACGGCGGGAGTGCCGCCTACGGCCTCCTCTACGGGAGCACCTTCGTCGGGACGATCTGCGGGTCGGTGCTCGTCGGCGCGAAACCGAACGCGGTCACCGAATCGCGAGGGCCGGTCATGATCGTCGGATTGGCCGTCAGCGGCGTCGCGCTCGCCACACTCCCGATCGCCGCCGCGAGCGCACCCCTCCCGCTCGTGACCGGGACGCTCTGTATGGCCGCGTTCGGCGCGGGTATCGCGGCCGTTCAGGTCCCCGGCCGGACGCTGATGCACGCGCTCGTCCCGGACGATCACCGCGGGCGGGTCTTCTCCATCGTCAAAGCGCTCGCGCTGGCCACGCCGCCGCTGGCGATCGCCGTCGCGGGGCCGCTGCTCGAGGCGGTCGGCGCCGCTCGCGTGCTCGCGATCGAGGCAGGGATCATCGTCCTCGCCGCGCTCGCGCTCCTCGCCTCGCCGTTAGCCGGCGTCCGCGGCCGCTCCGACCCGGTACGCTCGACGAGCGAGAGCCCCACGAGTGCCCGAAACCGCTCGCCGGCCGACGAAAACTGA